GTCAAGATAGAACAAAAGAAAACAGCCAGCCGGACGGACAAGTAGCGGCCAAGGGAAAACTCTAACTGTCGGAATCAAGACTATAGTTCCATTGTTCGGGATTGCTCGCGCTCGATTTGCAGCGACTCGGGGAATTCCTGAATGGCATCAAACATCACCTGCCAGGGGTCTTCCTTGGGCAGCAATACCACTGCATTGCCCAATCGTTTAATCACGACTTCATCCCCAGAAAAGCGATAATTCTGGGGCAAGTGTACCGCCTGACTATTGCCACTCATAAACAGCTTTGCCGTTTCCTTATGTAGCTCCGTATATACCGAAAGGACTATACCCCTGTTTATAGCAAATATTCCCCTGCCTGGTGCGGCTATGGGGTATCCCAGGCGGGT
Above is a genomic segment from Oscillatoria acuminata PCC 6304 containing:
- a CDS encoding antitoxin — translated: MSGNSQAVHLPQNYRFSGDEVVIKRLGNAVVLLPKEDPWQVMFDAIQEFPESLQIEREQSRTMEL